From the genome of Archangium lipolyticum, one region includes:
- a CDS encoding DUF448 domain-containing protein, translating into MRLKARSGSKRKEELPANAGPVRCCIGCGARRVQEELTRLVVGPEGGVVVDRQRRLPGRGAYLCGVGCLAAAVKRKAFGRAFRGRAGPVDPSVLGQALESGPVR; encoded by the coding sequence ATGCGCCTGAAGGCTCGTTCCGGTAGTAAAAGAAAAGAAGAACTCCCGGCGAACGCCGGACCGGTGCGATGCTGCATCGGTTGCGGCGCGAGGCGGGTCCAGGAGGAGCTCACCCGGTTGGTGGTGGGCCCTGAGGGCGGCGTGGTGGTGGACAGGCAGAGGCGGCTCCCCGGGCGGGGGGCCTACCTTTGCGGTGTCGGGTGTCTGGCGGCGGCGGTGAAGCGGAAGGCCTTTGGCAGGGCCTTCCGGGGGAGGGCGGGTCCGGTCGATCCGTCGGTGCTCGGACAAGCGTTGGAGTCGGGCCCGGTGCGGTAG
- the infB gene encoding translation initiation factor IF-2 — protein MSKKRVHEIAKELKDHGVELDNKEVVTELVGLGYDVKSHSSSLEDDQATAAVQKILDKRKPKQAAPPVTAKGFVVRRKAPTSAPSSADMSAGEEAPAAEEPRAVEEPRAAAQPAAAQPAAEETRAPAPVTAAQPAAEETRAPAAAAQPAAEAPAAPAQPVAATEEPRAAAQPAPAAAPETPAAAAQTPAAAEQPSRPVAQPPAAAVEAPRAVEQPKAPEAPAAAVAQPQSHISKETPSLSTRPPSAVPPTVRTPSAGPSSGASRAPSSGAPGMGASGRPGGPGQGGRPGGPGQGGRPGGPGQGGRPGGPGQGGRPGGPGQYQRSGPGGGQGGRPGGPSQYQRGAPSSTGPVRPSGMSSGAQASASPTSAQPGQPVTMVGGVPHQPVAQDGRSMRPTATQAVVISRPLIQVRRVTPTAGQGRQYPMAPGKSAIGEKREYKVVQDHQGRGRELVDVSKNKEKEKAGRGKRGTSAAEGGPSKQEISDLVWGRVTIPVRGKKKKPTKKGAKTQITQMAEEKKVIKIQEGISVSDLGQRMGVRTAELIKKLMGLGKMATANQVIDADTTELLATDYGWRVEKAGFEVEDFLPEVEARPEDERPRPPVITVMGHVDHGKTSLLDAIRAANVASGEAGGITQHIGAYSVKTSRGDITFLDTPGHEAFTAMRTRGANVTDIVVLVVAADDGVMPQTVESIKQAKAAEVPIVVAINKMDVPGANPDRVKKDLANYELTPEEWGGETIMVPVSAKQKMGIDLLLENLALQAEVLELTSNPSRPAVGAIIEAKLEKGRGPVATVLVQEGTLRVGDAVVTGTHFGRVRAMNNSRGEAVKEVLPGYSAEVIGLSGVPTAGDTLNAVADEKAAKEIATHRAMKGREAELGKADTRETLEQLFAKTKAGGGPKELRLVIKADVQGSAEAVSEAVKKLSTHKVRVEIIHSGVGAMTEGDVMRAAASKGLVLGFNVKPESGTEAAAKAQEVTLQTYSIIYELIDGVRKAMEDLLEPIRTERKLGRAEVRNTFNVPKLGTIAGAAVLDGVMKRGAFVRLMRDSKQLFSGRMASLRRFKDDVKEVAQGFECGIGIENYNDLKPGDIIEAYEIEETRPSLS, from the coding sequence ATGTCGAAGAAGCGCGTTCACGAAATTGCCAAGGAGCTCAAGGACCACGGGGTCGAGCTCGACAACAAAGAGGTCGTGACCGAGCTTGTTGGGCTCGGCTACGACGTCAAGAGCCACTCGTCCTCACTCGAGGACGACCAGGCCACAGCCGCTGTCCAGAAGATCCTGGACAAGCGCAAGCCGAAGCAGGCCGCCCCTCCGGTGACAGCCAAGGGCTTCGTGGTGCGCCGCAAGGCCCCGACGAGCGCTCCTTCGTCGGCCGATATGTCGGCGGGTGAGGAGGCTCCGGCCGCCGAGGAGCCGCGTGCCGTCGAGGAGCCACGCGCCGCCGCTCAGCCGGCCGCCGCTCAGCCGGCCGCCGAGGAGACGCGCGCTCCTGCCCCTGTCACTGCCGCTCAGCCGGCCGCCGAGGAGACGCGCGCCCCTGCCGCCGCCGCTCAGCCGGCCGCCGAGGCACCAGCCGCCCCGGCTCAGCCCGTGGCCGCCACCGAGGAACCGCGGGCCGCTGCTCAGCCCGCCCCCGCCGCCGCTCCGGAGACCCCGGCCGCCGCGGCCCAGACCCCTGCCGCCGCGGAGCAGCCGTCCCGCCCCGTCGCGCAGCCTCCCGCCGCCGCCGTCGAGGCGCCGCGGGCTGTCGAGCAGCCGAAGGCCCCCGAGGCCCCGGCCGCCGCCGTCGCGCAGCCGCAGTCCCACATCTCCAAGGAGACGCCTAGCTTGTCTACCCGCCCGCCTTCGGCGGTCCCCCCCACTGTCCGGACGCCTTCGGCTGGTCCGTCTTCCGGTGCCTCGCGTGCACCGTCTTCGGGTGCGCCCGGTATGGGTGCCTCGGGCCGTCCCGGTGGTCCCGGCCAGGGTGGTCGTCCTGGTGGCCCAGGCCAGGGTGGTCGTCCCGGTGGTCCCGGCCAGGGTGGTCGTCCCGGTGGTCCCGGCCAGGGTGGTCGTCCCGGTGGCCCCGGCCAGTATCAGCGCAGTGGCCCCGGTGGGGGTCAGGGTGGCCGTCCCGGCGGTCCCAGCCAGTATCAGCGCGGGGCTCCGTCCTCCACGGGTCCGGTGCGTCCCTCGGGGATGAGCTCCGGTGCGCAGGCCAGCGCCTCTCCCACCTCGGCCCAGCCGGGCCAGCCGGTCACCATGGTCGGCGGCGTGCCGCACCAGCCGGTGGCGCAGGATGGCCGCTCGATGCGTCCCACGGCCACCCAGGCCGTCGTCATCTCGCGTCCGCTCATCCAGGTTCGCCGGGTGACGCCCACCGCGGGCCAGGGCCGGCAGTACCCCATGGCGCCGGGCAAGAGCGCCATCGGTGAGAAGCGCGAGTACAAGGTCGTCCAGGATCATCAGGGCCGCGGCCGTGAGCTCGTCGACGTCTCCAAGAACAAGGAGAAGGAGAAGGCAGGGCGCGGCAAGCGCGGGACCTCCGCCGCCGAGGGCGGTCCTTCCAAGCAGGAGATCTCCGACCTGGTGTGGGGTCGCGTCACCATCCCGGTGCGCGGCAAGAAGAAGAAGCCCACCAAGAAGGGCGCCAAGACGCAGATCACCCAGATGGCCGAGGAGAAGAAGGTCATCAAGATCCAGGAGGGCATCTCGGTGTCCGACCTGGGCCAGCGCATGGGTGTGCGTACGGCCGAGCTCATCAAGAAGCTGATGGGCCTGGGCAAGATGGCCACGGCCAACCAGGTCATCGACGCCGACACCACGGAGCTGCTCGCCACCGACTACGGCTGGCGCGTGGAGAAGGCCGGCTTCGAGGTCGAGGACTTCCTGCCCGAGGTGGAGGCGCGTCCCGAGGACGAGCGTCCGCGTCCGCCGGTCATCACCGTCATGGGCCACGTCGACCACGGCAAGACGAGCCTGCTCGACGCCATCCGGGCCGCCAACGTGGCGTCCGGCGAGGCGGGTGGCATCACCCAGCACATCGGCGCCTACTCGGTGAAGACGTCGCGCGGTGACATCACCTTCCTGGATACCCCGGGCCACGAGGCCTTCACGGCCATGCGTACCCGCGGCGCCAACGTGACGGACATCGTGGTGCTGGTGGTGGCCGCCGACGACGGTGTGATGCCGCAGACGGTGGAGTCCATCAAGCAGGCCAAGGCCGCCGAGGTGCCCATCGTCGTCGCCATCAACAAGATGGACGTGCCCGGCGCCAACCCGGACCGCGTGAAGAAGGACCTGGCCAACTACGAGCTCACCCCCGAGGAGTGGGGCGGTGAGACCATCATGGTGCCCGTGTCCGCCAAGCAGAAGATGGGCATCGACCTGCTGCTGGAGAACCTGGCGCTTCAGGCCGAGGTGCTCGAGCTCACGTCCAACCCGAGCCGTCCGGCGGTGGGCGCCATCATCGAGGCCAAGCTGGAGAAGGGCCGCGGTCCCGTGGCCACCGTGCTGGTGCAGGAGGGTACGCTCCGCGTGGGCGATGCCGTCGTCACCGGCACCCACTTCGGCCGCGTGCGCGCCATGAACAACAGCCGTGGCGAGGCCGTGAAGGAAGTGCTCCCGGGCTACTCCGCCGAGGTCATCGGTCTGTCCGGTGTCCCCACGGCGGGTGACACCCTCAACGCGGTGGCCGACGAGAAGGCGGCCAAGGAGATCGCCACCCACCGCGCCATGAAGGGTCGCGAGGCGGAGCTCGGCAAGGCCGACACCCGCGAGACGCTCGAGCAGCTGTTCGCCAAGACCAAGGCGGGCGGTGGTCCCAAGGAGCTGCGGCTCGTCATCAAGGCGGACGTGCAGGGCTCGGCCGAGGCCGTCAGCGAGGCCGTCAAGAAGCTCTCCACCCACAAGGTCCGCGTGGAGATCATCCACTCGGGCGTGGGCGCCATGACCGAGGGCGACGTGATGCGCGCGGCCGCCTCCAAGGGTCTGGTGCTGGGCTTCAACGTCAAGCCGGAGTCCGGTACCGAGGCCGCCGCGAAGGCTCAAGAGGTGACGCTTCAGACGTACAGCATCATCTACGAGCTCATCGACGGCGTGCGCAAGGCCATGGAAGACCTCCTGGAGCCCATCCGCACCGAGCGCAAGCTGGGCCGCGCCGAGGTGCGCAACACCTTCAACGTGCCGAAGCTGGGCACCATCGCCGGTGCGGCGGTGCTCGATGGTGTGATGAAGCGTGGCGCCTTCGTCCGGCTGATGCGCGACAGCAAGCAGCTGTTCTCCGGCCGCATGGCCTCGCTCCGCCGCTTCAAGGACGACGTGAAGGAAGTCGCCCAGGGCTTCGAGTGCGGTATCGGCATCGAGAACTACAATGATCTCAAGCCCGGCGACATCATCGAGGCCTATGAGATCGAGGAGACGCGGCCCAGCCTGAGCTAG
- a CDS encoding ribosome maturation factor RimP, translating into MAENIKQTVEARAQQLLEPIVAGEGLELLEVEFVREHEGWVLRLFIDKPGGRVGLDECTQVSRAVDTVLDVEDIVPHEYNLEVSSPGVNRPLKKPVHYERVKGQKVKVKTFGPIGEPPRKNFTGTLTEVAADAITVDVEGAGSFRISFKDIAKANLEFEF; encoded by the coding sequence ATGGCGGAGAACATCAAGCAAACGGTGGAAGCAAGGGCGCAGCAACTGCTCGAGCCCATCGTTGCGGGCGAGGGGTTGGAGCTCCTCGAGGTGGAGTTCGTCCGCGAGCACGAGGGCTGGGTCCTGCGCCTGTTCATCGACAAGCCCGGTGGACGGGTGGGCCTGGACGAGTGCACGCAGGTATCGCGCGCGGTGGATACGGTGCTGGACGTGGAGGACATCGTCCCCCACGAATACAACCTGGAAGTGTCCAGCCCCGGGGTGAACCGTCCCCTGAAGAAGCCCGTCCACTACGAGCGGGTGAAGGGGCAGAAGGTCAAGGTGAAGACCTTCGGGCCCATCGGGGAGCCGCCGCGCAAGAACTTCACCGGAACGCTCACCGAGGTGGCGGCCGACGCCATCACCGTGGACGTGGAGGGTGCGGGCAGCTTCCGCATCTCCTTCAAGGACATCGCCAAGGCCAATCTGGAGTTCGAGTTCTAG
- a CDS encoding FecR family protein, with protein sequence MNSRWSYSVFVLVLAALSVGCPADEKPAAAVHAPAVPPPVRRAQLKGLQGDVKVKRAAGDEWLPAQEGMPLFENDKVRTVAGAGAQIVFANGSVVNLGQDALIGIAETRSKPGQVRTDLTVLRGRVDAELEDPARQSLSVTTPAATVRAGREIVFQ encoded by the coding sequence GTGAACAGTCGCTGGTCCTATAGTGTGTTCGTCCTCGTGCTCGCGGCACTGTCGGTGGGCTGTCCCGCCGACGAGAAGCCCGCGGCCGCGGTGCATGCGCCGGCCGTGCCGCCTCCCGTGAGGCGCGCCCAACTCAAGGGGTTGCAAGGGGACGTGAAAGTGAAACGCGCGGCGGGAGACGAGTGGCTCCCCGCCCAGGAGGGCATGCCCCTCTTCGAGAACGACAAGGTGCGGACCGTGGCGGGCGCGGGAGCTCAAATCGTCTTCGCCAACGGCAGCGTGGTGAACCTGGGTCAGGATGCGCTGATCGGCATCGCCGAGACACGCTCGAAGCCCGGGCAGGTCCGTACGGACCTGACCGTTCTCCGTGGACGGGTGGACGCCGAGCTCGAGGATCCGGCACGCCAGTCGCTCTCGGTCACCACTCCAGCGGCCACCGTTCGGGCCGGAAGGGAGATCGTGTTCCAATGA
- the nusA gene encoding transcription termination factor NusA has protein sequence MPTPANPNINLNLVLDQVAKDKGIDRSVLIATLEDAMTTAAKKHFGQERNLEAKYDPEKGVVELFQAITVVETITDPVQAVNQISLDEAHKKGMEVEPGDELVFQIFYRDEDAAEAKAQDDQYGDILRLKTFRRGFGRIAAQTAKQVILQRTRDAERENVFNEYRDRKNEIVTGIARRFERGNIIVDLGRAEAVLPVREQVPRETYRAGDRVQAYVLDVLRESKGPQIVLSRASVNLLTKLFEMEVPEIAEGIVVIEAAAREPGGRAKIAVSSRDADVDPVGACVGMKGSRVQAVVQELRGEKIDIVPYDEDPARFVCAALAPAEVSRVIIDEANHAMELIVPDDQLSLAIGRRGQNVRLAAQLTGWKLDINSESRVREMREFANRSLGALPGVNEMLVETLYAHGFRRAKDIAEANPDMLSQIPGVDPSRVPAMQEEARKQMSVDDAELSRMEREREQARQAEARRHPDELSQTERLARVRGMGEKTIEQLALAGYKTVEDLANEKDLAKLGDVPGVGIKKARQFKSAAENYLVEEAKLRAELNAERGSSSSPAAQPAGA, from the coding sequence ATGCCCACGCCAGCCAACCCCAACATCAACCTCAACCTCGTCCTGGACCAGGTGGCCAAGGACAAGGGCATCGATCGGAGCGTGCTCATCGCCACGCTCGAGGACGCGATGACGACCGCGGCCAAGAAGCACTTTGGCCAGGAGCGCAACCTCGAGGCGAAGTACGACCCGGAGAAGGGCGTCGTCGAGCTCTTCCAGGCCATCACCGTGGTGGAGACCATCACCGACCCCGTGCAGGCGGTGAACCAGATCTCCCTCGACGAGGCGCACAAGAAGGGCATGGAGGTGGAGCCGGGCGACGAGCTCGTGTTCCAGATCTTCTACCGTGACGAGGACGCGGCGGAGGCCAAGGCGCAGGACGATCAGTACGGGGACATCCTCCGGCTGAAGACGTTCCGCCGCGGCTTCGGACGCATCGCGGCCCAGACGGCCAAGCAGGTCATCCTCCAGCGCACCCGCGACGCCGAGCGCGAGAACGTCTTCAACGAGTACCGCGACCGCAAGAACGAGATCGTCACGGGCATTGCCCGGCGCTTCGAGCGCGGCAACATCATCGTGGACCTGGGCCGCGCCGAGGCGGTGCTGCCGGTGCGCGAGCAGGTGCCGCGCGAGACGTACCGCGCCGGCGACCGCGTCCAGGCCTACGTGCTGGACGTGCTGCGCGAGTCCAAGGGCCCGCAGATCGTCCTCAGTCGCGCCTCCGTGAACCTGCTGACGAAGCTGTTCGAGATGGAGGTGCCGGAGATCGCCGAGGGCATCGTGGTCATCGAGGCCGCGGCGCGCGAGCCGGGTGGACGGGCGAAGATCGCCGTCTCCAGCCGGGACGCGGACGTGGATCCGGTGGGCGCGTGCGTCGGTATGAAGGGCAGCCGCGTGCAGGCGGTGGTGCAGGAGCTGCGCGGCGAGAAGATCGACATCGTCCCCTACGACGAGGATCCGGCGCGCTTCGTGTGCGCCGCGCTGGCCCCGGCCGAGGTGAGCCGCGTCATCATCGACGAGGCCAACCACGCCATGGAGCTCATCGTCCCGGATGACCAGCTGTCGCTGGCCATCGGCCGGCGCGGGCAGAACGTCCGCCTGGCGGCCCAGCTGACGGGTTGGAAGCTGGACATCAACAGCGAGAGCCGGGTGCGCGAGATGCGCGAGTTCGCCAACCGTTCGCTGGGCGCCCTTCCGGGTGTCAACGAGATGTTGGTCGAGACGCTCTACGCGCACGGCTTCCGTCGGGCCAAGGACATCGCCGAGGCCAATCCGGACATGCTGTCGCAGATTCCGGGGGTGGACCCGTCGCGCGTTCCCGCCATGCAGGAGGAGGCCCGCAAGCAGATGTCGGTGGATGACGCGGAGCTGTCCAGGATGGAGCGGGAGCGCGAGCAGGCCCGTCAGGCCGAGGCTCGCCGCCATCCGGACGAGCTCAGTCAGACGGAGCGTCTGGCCCGCGTCAGGGGCATGGGGGAAAAGACCATCGAGCAGCTGGCCCTGGCCGGTTACAAGACGGTCGAGGACCTCGCCAACGAGAAGGACCTGGCCAAGCTGGGCGACGTGCCGGGGGTTGGTATCAAGAAGGCGCGCCAGTTCAAGAGCGCGGCGGAGAACTATCTGGTGGAGGAGGCCAAGCTCCGGGCGGAGCTCAACGCGGAACGCGGCTCCTCTTCCTCCCCGGCGGCCCAGCCGGCGGGTGCATGA
- a CDS encoding carbon-nitrogen hydrolase family protein — translation MHLLAAAQMVSTADKAHNLDSATRLVRRAADLGARLVGLPENFSWMGPESERSDAAETLDGPTLSRMAELARERKVTLLAGSILETGAPGGRLYNTTVLFGPDGSRLAVYRKIHLFDVDVGDGTPYRESAAVAPGTDVVVADTQLGRLGLSICYDLRFPELYRRLAHQGATLLAVPAAFTLMTGKDHWEVLLRARAIENQCYLFAPAQGGRHSPQRVTWGHAMVVDPWGLVTARASEGEGLAIAPVDPELLTRIRRNLPCLQHRRLD, via the coding sequence ATGCACCTGCTCGCCGCAGCCCAGATGGTGTCCACCGCGGACAAGGCCCACAACCTCGACTCGGCCACCCGGCTCGTCCGGCGGGCCGCCGACCTGGGGGCGCGCCTGGTGGGGCTCCCCGAGAACTTCAGCTGGATGGGACCGGAGTCGGAGCGCTCTGACGCCGCGGAGACACTCGATGGGCCGACGCTCTCGCGCATGGCCGAGCTGGCGCGCGAGCGGAAGGTGACGCTCCTGGCCGGCTCCATCCTGGAGACGGGCGCGCCCGGAGGCCGCCTCTACAACACCACCGTCCTCTTCGGGCCGGATGGCTCGCGGCTGGCGGTGTACCGGAAGATCCACCTCTTCGACGTGGACGTGGGCGACGGCACGCCCTACCGCGAGTCGGCGGCGGTGGCGCCGGGCACCGACGTGGTGGTGGCGGACACCCAGCTGGGCCGGCTGGGCCTCTCCATCTGCTACGACCTGCGCTTCCCCGAGCTGTACCGGCGCCTGGCGCACCAGGGCGCCACGTTGCTGGCCGTCCCAGCCGCCTTCACGCTGATGACGGGCAAGGACCATTGGGAGGTGCTGCTGCGGGCGCGCGCCATCGAGAACCAGTGCTACCTCTTCGCTCCGGCGCAGGGCGGACGGCACTCGCCCCAGCGCGTCACCTGGGGCCACGCCATGGTGGTGGACCCCTGGGGACTGGTGACGGCCCGCGCCTCCGAGGGCGAGGGTCTGGCCATCGCTCCGGTGGACCCCGAGCTGCTCACACGCATCCGCAGGAATCTGCCCTGCCTGCAACATCGACGACTGGACTGA